The Actinoplanes sp. N902-109 genomic interval GGCCCTGGGCCGGGCCGTCGACGCGGTCATCGCCCGGCACGACGCGCTGCGCACCAGCTTCCACGAGACCCCCGGTGGTCCGCGCGCCCGGGTCGCCGACGCCGTCCCACCGGCGCTGCACCGCGACGGGGACCTGACCGGGTTCGCGCGCCGCCCGTTCGACCTCACCGTCGCGCCGCTGATCCGCGCGCTGCTGCTGGCCCAGCCGGACGGCACGTCGATCTTCGCGCTGACCGCGCACCACATCGTCATCGACGACTGGAGCCTGCGGCTTGTCCTGGCCGAGATCGGCGACTGCTACCGGTCGTTGGTCACCTCCGGCGGGCTCCCGCAGGCGGAGCCACCGGCCGTCCGGTTCGCCGACGTCGCCCGGGCCGCCCGGGCGGCGGCGGACAGCGGCGAGTACGCCGAACCGGTCGAGCGGTGGCGCCAGTCCCTGCGGCACAGCCCCGAACTGCTCGGCATGCCCCTGGACCGGCCCCGCCCGGCCCGGCCGACGTTCCGGGGCGCCGGCCGCACCCTGACCGTTCCCGCCGCCGACGTCGATCCGCTGCTGGAGGTGTGCCGGCGCGAATGCGGCAGCACCGCCTACCCGGTGTTCCTGGCCGCCTATGCCCTGCTGCTGAGCCGTTGCACCGGCCAGGACGGCGTGGCGATCGGCGGCACCGTGCTCAACCGGGAGACCGAGGACGAGCTGGCGGTGGTCGGCTGCTGCGTCAACACGCTGCCGCTGTTCGTACCGGTCGACCCGGACGCGACGTTCCGGCAGCTGCTCGGTGCCGCGCAGGAGGCCACCGACCGGCTGCTCGACGACGGTGCCGCGCCGTTCCCCAAGGTGCTCGAAGCGCTCGGCACGCCGCGGGCCGCCAACCACCACCCGGTGTTCCAGACGGTTCTGACGATGCTGGGGCCGCCGCCCGACCTCGACCTGGGGTCCGGCGTGGCCGCCCGGACCGAGCCGGTTGACCGTACGGGCGCGAAGTTCGACCTGATGCTGTACGTCAGCACCGAGCCCGGTGGCTATCAGTTCGAGATCGAGGTCAACACCGACCTGTTCGACCCGCACACCGCGGAACGGCTGCTGGGCAACTACGCCCAGTTGCTGCGCGCGCTGGCCGCGGGCCTGGACCTGCCGGTCAGCGAGCCGTCGATGCTGCGCGCCGAGGAGAAGCACCTGATCCTCGACTCGTGGAACGACACCGCCGTCGCCCACCCGGCGGGCACGGTGCCGGATTTCATCGAGCAGCAGGTCCGCCGTACCCCCGATGCTCCGGCCGTCGAGGGTGCCGGCCTGCGTCTCACGTACGACGAGCTCGACCGGCGCGCCAACCATGTGGCGCGGCGCCTGCAGGACCGGCTGGGCCCCGGCCCCCGGTTCGTCGGCGTCTACATGGACCGCTCGGCCGACATGGTGATCGCGCTGCTGGCGATCGTGAAGGCCGGTCATGCGTACGTGCCCATCGACCCGGACTATCCCGCCGCCCGCGTCGAGTTCCTGATCGCCGATGCCGGGCTGCCGCTCGTGCTCACCCAGCCGCAGCACCTCGAGCGCCTGCACGCGCTGGGTGCGCCGGCCCTGGTGCTGCCCACCGGCAGCGAAGCCGGACCGGTCCGGCGTGACCTGCGCCCCGGCTCCCCGGTGTACATGATCTACACGTCCGGGTCGACGGGCCGGCCGAAGGGCGTCGTCAACCGGCACGACGCGCTGGCCAACCGGCTGCTGTGGATGCAGGCGGCGTTCCGGCTGGGCGCGGACGACCGGGTGCTGCAGAAGACGCCGTACAGCTTCGACGTGTCCGTGTGGGAGTTCTTCTGGCCGCTGATGACCGGGGCGGCGATCGTGGTGGCCGAGCCGGGCGGGCACCGCGACCCCGAGTATCTCAAGCGCACGATCCAGGACCACGGCGTCACCACTGTGCATTTCGTACCGTCGATGCTCAATGTCTTCCTCGAGACCGGCGGCCTGGCGCAGGCGTGCGGCTCACTGCGGCGGGTCATCTGCAGCGGGGAGGCGCTGCCCCGCCGGAGCGTGGAGGTCTTCTTCGCGACGCTGGGCTGCGAGCTGCACAACCTGTACGGCCCGACCGAGGCGGCCATCGACGTGTCGCACTGGCCCTGCACGCTGGACTACCCCGGTGACATCGTCCCGATCGGCAGACCCATCGACAACGTACGCCTGTACGTGCTCGACCGGCACCGCCGGCTCCAGCCCGTCGGCGTCCCCGGGGAGCTGTGCATCGGCGGCGTGGCCGTGGCCTCCGGCTACCACCGGCGCGCCGAGCTGACCAGCACGGTCTTCGTCGAGGATCCGTACGGCACCGGGCCGGACGCCCGCCTCTACCGCACCGGCGACCTGGCCCGCTTCCTCCCGGACGGGCAGATCCAGTACCTGGGCCGCATCGACAACCAGGTCAAGCTGCGTGGTCTGCGGATCGAACCCGACGAGGTGGCGGCCGTCCTGCGCGGCCTGCCGGGTGTGCGCGACGCCGCGGTCGTCGTGTACAGCTCCGGGGCCACGCAGGCGCTGACCGCCTATGTGGTCCTGGCCGGTGCCACCCTCGACGAGCTGCGTACCGGCCTGCGGCGGTTGCTGCCGGAGTTCCTGGTGCCGCAGTTCCTCGTCGAGGTGCCCGGACTGCCCACGACGCCGAACGGCAAACTCGACCGGCGGGCGCTGCCCGACCCGGCCGGGGCGGCAGCAGCAGCCGCGGCACCGGGGGCCGCCCCGGCCACCGGCGCCGAGCAGGACGTGGCGCGGGTCTGGCAGGAGGTGCTGGGCACCGGGGCGGTGTCCGCCGACAGCGGCTTCTTCGCCCTCGGCGGCGACTCCATCCTCGCGTTGCGCGCCGCCGCCCGGCTGCGTGACGCCGGGTATGCGGTGCAAATTCACGACCTGTTCGCCCACCCCACCGTGGCGGGCCTGGCCGCCGCCCTGCACCGCGGCCCGGCCGCCGCCGAGCCGGTCGGTGCCGCACCGTTCAGCCTGCTCACCCCGGCCGACCGGGCGCTGCTGCCGGCGGACGCGCAGGACGCCTGGCCGCTCACCAGCCTGCAGGGCGGGATGATCTACCACGCGCTGCTCGACGAGCGGTCGCCGGTCTACCACGACATCTTCGACTACGAGATCGCCGGTGCGGGCAGCGCCGACGTGTGCCGGGCCGTCCGCGAGACCGTCGCCCGCCATCCCCAGCTGCGCTCGGTGTTCGACCTGGAGCGCTACACCGAGCCGCTGCAGGTCGTGCGTCGCGGAGCCGAACCGGCGATCACGGTCGAGGATCTGACCGGGCGCACCGCGGGGGACCAGGACGACATCATCGAGAGCTGGCGGGACCAGCAGAAACGCACACCGGTCGGGCTGGGCGGGCCGCTGATCCGCTTCGCCGTGCACGTCCGCTCGCGGGACCGGGTGAACCTGGGCCTGTCGTTCCACCACCTCATCCTCGACGGGTGGAGCGTCGCGCTGATCGTCGAGGAGATCCGCCGGCGCTGCTCCGGCTCCGAGCCCGGCGAACCGGCCGCCCTGCCGGGTTACGGCACCTACGTGCGGCTGGAACGCGACACCGCCGGTCAGGCGCAGCAGCGTGCCGCATGGCAACGCCTGCTCGACGGTTTCCCGCCCACGCTGCTGGCCGGCCCGAGAGCGAGCGTGGCCACCGCCGCCGAACTCGCGACGGCGACCCGGATCGTGCCGCCCGAGCTGGCCGAACGGTTGCGGCGGCGGGCCGCGCAGCTCGCCGTACCGCTGAAATCGGTGTATCTGGCCGCGCACTGCGCGGCGCTGGCCGGCCGGTCCGGCACCACCCGGGTCGTCACCGGGCTGGTGACCAACGGCCGCCCCGAGATCGCCGGGGGCACCGAGATGACCGGCCTGTTCCTCAACACCGTGCCGTTCCCGGTCGGCGTGCCCGCCGACCCCGGCGCCGGCCTGGTCACCGCGGTGTTCGAGCGGGAACAGGAGCTGCTGCCGCACGCCCGGTTCCCGCTCGCCCGCATCGAGCAGCTGCACGGCGGGGCGCTGTTCGACGTCGCGTTCAACTACACCGACTTCCACGTCTACCAGGCGACCGGCGAGCAGGTGCGGATCGAGCGCGCGACCTACTTCGAGCTGACCAGCTTCCCGATGGTCGTGCACGTGCACCACGACCGCTTCACCGGGACGACCGAACTGACCGTCAACCACGACCTGACCAGCATCAAGACCGCCACCGCGGAACGGTTGCTCGACGACGTGCTGGGCGTGCTGGAGCGGCTGGCCGCACCGCCGGACATCGCCGGGATCATCGCCGGGGTGCTCGGCCGCACCGACCTGGGCGTGGACACCAACTACCTGGACGCCGGCGTGGACTCCATCACCTCGATCCGGGTGCTGGCCAAGCTGCGCATGCTGTTCCCCGCCGCGACATTGCTCGACGTCATCGAGGCGCGTACGGTCCGCGAACTCGCCCGCCGGCTGGAGCAGCAAGCCGGTACGGCCGGCCAGGTCGCCACCAGCCGCGACGCGGGTGCCGGACCAGGCGGGGCCAGTCCGGTCACGGCCATGCAGCTGCGGATGATCCGGGCCACCCAGCGCGAACCGGCGCAGTCGGCGTTCCACGACGTGTTCGCCTACACCGTGGACCTGCCCTTCGACGAGGCCGCCCTGCGCACCGCGCTGCGCCGGGTGACGGCGGCCGGCGAGACGTTGCGGACCTCGTTCGACCTGACCGCCGAGCCACCGCTGCAGCACGTGCACCCGGCGGTCGAACCCCGGCTCACCGTCGTCGACGCCCGGGACCGCCCCGGCGCCGCGGACGAGTGGTTCAGCAGCGAGCGCGGGTCCGGCTTCCGGTGGGACGAGCCGGGTCTGATCCGGTATGCCGCACACCGTACCTGCGAGACGCGGTTCGTTCTGACGCTGAGCTTCCACCACGCGATCCTCGACGGCTGGAGCCTGTCACTGATCATCCGTGACCTGCTCCGCTCGTACGCCGCCCTGCTGGCCGGCGCACCCCCGCCGCCGCCGGACAGCCCGGACCATGCGTTCCACGACTACGTCCGAGCCGAGGTGGCGGCGCGGTCCGACGAGTCCTCGCGAGCGTTCTGGCGCGATCTGCTCGACGGGCATCCCGGCACATCGCTGCCGTCGTACCCGCCGGACCCGGCCGGCCGGCGGTGGACCGAGACCACCGTCGTCGTGCCAGCCGCGCTGGAGGACCGGCTGCGCACCGTGGCCCAGCTCGCCGGCTGCTCGCTCAAACACCTCATGCTCGCCGTCCACCTGCGCACCCTGAGCCTGCTGACCGGCACCACCGACGTGGTCACCGGCGTGTTCACCCACGGCCGGTTGGAAACCGCGGACAGCGACCGGATGACCGGCATGTTCCTGCACTTCCAGCCGCACCGGGCCCGCCTGCACGAGCAGAACTGGCCCGAGCTGACCGAGCAGGTGTTCCGGGCCGAGGCCCGCGCCCTGCCGCACCGCCGCTGTTCCACGCCCGACCAGCCGCTGCCCGCGCTGTTCAACTACACCGAGTTCCCGGCGTACGACGCCGTGGCCGAGCACCTCGCGGGCGTGCGCTGGTTCGAGCACGCCGACACGCCGTACCTGGTGACGGTGGGCCGCTCGGCGGGACTGGAGATCACCGTGAACGCCGACGGGCGCCTGCTGCCGCAGTCCGTCGTGGACCACCTCGGCTGCCTCTGGCGGGCCGTCCTGACCGATCTGGCCGAGCGGCCCACCGCTGCTGTCCTGGACCCGGCCGCCGAGGTCCGGGCGGTCGCGCGGCTGCTGCGTACCGAAGGGAACCCGCTGTCGTGACCGAAGCTCTGTTGGAGTTCACCCAGCCGGACGGCTACCGCACCCACTACCGGCTGTGGGGGCCGGCCACGGGCCCGGACCTGGTCGTCATGCTGCACGGCGGCATGAGCCATTCCGGCTGGCAGGCCCCGCTGGGCACCCGGCTGGCCATCCCGTTCGCCGCGGTCGACCTGCGCGGCTCGGGCCGTAACGCGCTGCGCGGGCACATCCCCGCCGGCGAGCTCGCGGTCGCCGACATCGTCCGGCTGCTGCGCCACCTCGCGGCGTCCTACGAGCGGATCCACCTGGCCGGGTGGTGCTTCGGGGCGCAGGTGGCGACGGTGGTGGCGGCCGAGCTCGCCGACGAGGCTGTGCCCGCGGACCTGATCATGGTGTCGCCCGGGTTCTTCTTCACCGAACGCTACAACGACGTCCTCGACCGGTCCGTCGACGCCGCCCTGGCCGTCGTCAAGGAGCTCGGGCTGAGTCCGGAGCCGACCCGGCCGTACATCGCGGTGCCGTTGCGCGCCTCGGACTTCACCGACCACCGGGAGTGGCTCGACTTCATCGACAACGACCCGCTGCGGCTGGTGCACGTCACCGAGGCGACCATCGACGCCTGGGAGCACATCGCCGTCCGGTCGGAGAAGGAGTACGCGCGGATCGGCGCGCGCCGGGTGCTGGCGGTCTTCGGCCGCAAGGACAGGCTGGTCGACAACGCCACCGTCCGGGAGTTCCTCGGCAGCCACCCGGACGTCACGACGCACGAGCTGGACACCGGCCACGCCGTCCACTTCGAGGCACCGGCTGCGCTGGCCGCGCTGATCACCGCGTTCGTCGAGGCCCGATGACGGTGCGATCCGCCGGCGGCAACCGCTATCGCCAGGTGCTGTCCACGCCCGGCGCGCTGCGGTTCGTCATCCCCGGCGTGCTGGCCCGGTTCCCGATCGCGATGACCAGCCTCGGCATCCTGCTGTTCATCGCCTCGGTGCGCCACAACTACGGCACGGCGGGTGCGCTGTCGGCCACCTCCGCCGCCGGGTACGCGGTCACGGCGCCGCAGCTCGCCCGCATCTCGGACCGCCTCGGTCAGCAGCGGATCCTGCTGACCTGTGCGGCGGTGTGCGCCGGTGCCGGCCTCGTGTTCCTGATCTGTGCCTGGTGGGATGCGCCGCTGTGGTCGCTGTTCGGCTCGGCCGCCCTGCTGGGCGCGTCCACCCCGGCCATCGGCTCCATGGTGCGTGCCCGGTGGAGTTCACTGCTCAGCGGGTCGCCCGTGCTGCCCACGGCGTTCGCCTTCGAGGGGGTCGCCGACGAGCTCATCTTCATCGCCGGGCCGATCCTCACCACGGCCCTGGCCACCGGCGTGCACCCCGCCGCCGGGCTGATCTGTGCGCTGGCCCTGATCACCGGGGGCAGCACGGTGCTCGGGCTCAACCGGGGCACCGAGCCGCGCCGCGGTGCCGGGCCCCGCCCCACCGGCAGCGCGCTCCTCCTCGGGCCGGTCGCCGTCGTCGCCGGGGTCAACCTCTGCTTCGGTGGCATGTGGGGGTCGATCGACGTCGCCACCGTCGCGTTCACCGCCGGGCAGGGGCACCCGGCGGCGGCGGGGCTGCTGCTGGCCGGGTACGGCATCGGCAGCTCCCTCACCGGCATCGCCTACGGCGCGCGCGACTGGCGCACCCCGGTCGCCCGGATCTTCCTGCTGTCCACCGCGCTGATGGCGCTCGGTATCGCGCCGATGCTGCTGGCCGGCAACCTCTGGCAGGGCGCTGTGGTGCTGCTCGTCGCGGGTGCCGCGTCCTGCCCGGCCGCCGTCGCCGGCATGTTGCTGCTGCAGGACGCCGTTCCCGCGGCACGCCGCACCGAGGCCATGGCGTGGCAGTCCACCGCGATCTGGCTGGGGGTGGCGCTGGGCTCGTCCGCCGGCGGTCACCTCACCCAGACCGACGGGCCCCGGGCGGCGTACGGCTTCGCGGTGTGCTGCGGGGCCGCCGCCCTCGGCATCGCGGTGGCCGGCCGCCGGCGGGTCTCGATCGCTTCTCCCCTGGAGGTCAACCCCTGATGCGAACCGATCCCGCGGTACGGGTACCGGAGCTGATCCGCGCC includes:
- a CDS encoding non-ribosomal peptide synthetase, which codes for MPADDVLSYPQESLWLVHQMADRDEPAYNETVAFRLTGPVDAGALGRAVDAVIARHDALRTSFHETPGGPRARVADAVPPALHRDGDLTGFARRPFDLTVAPLIRALLLAQPDGTSIFALTAHHIVIDDWSLRLVLAEIGDCYRSLVTSGGLPQAEPPAVRFADVARAARAAADSGEYAEPVERWRQSLRHSPELLGMPLDRPRPARPTFRGAGRTLTVPAADVDPLLEVCRRECGSTAYPVFLAAYALLLSRCTGQDGVAIGGTVLNRETEDELAVVGCCVNTLPLFVPVDPDATFRQLLGAAQEATDRLLDDGAAPFPKVLEALGTPRAANHHPVFQTVLTMLGPPPDLDLGSGVAARTEPVDRTGAKFDLMLYVSTEPGGYQFEIEVNTDLFDPHTAERLLGNYAQLLRALAAGLDLPVSEPSMLRAEEKHLILDSWNDTAVAHPAGTVPDFIEQQVRRTPDAPAVEGAGLRLTYDELDRRANHVARRLQDRLGPGPRFVGVYMDRSADMVIALLAIVKAGHAYVPIDPDYPAARVEFLIADAGLPLVLTQPQHLERLHALGAPALVLPTGSEAGPVRRDLRPGSPVYMIYTSGSTGRPKGVVNRHDALANRLLWMQAAFRLGADDRVLQKTPYSFDVSVWEFFWPLMTGAAIVVAEPGGHRDPEYLKRTIQDHGVTTVHFVPSMLNVFLETGGLAQACGSLRRVICSGEALPRRSVEVFFATLGCELHNLYGPTEAAIDVSHWPCTLDYPGDIVPIGRPIDNVRLYVLDRHRRLQPVGVPGELCIGGVAVASGYHRRAELTSTVFVEDPYGTGPDARLYRTGDLARFLPDGQIQYLGRIDNQVKLRGLRIEPDEVAAVLRGLPGVRDAAVVVYSSGATQALTAYVVLAGATLDELRTGLRRLLPEFLVPQFLVEVPGLPTTPNGKLDRRALPDPAGAAAAAAAPGAAPATGAEQDVARVWQEVLGTGAVSADSGFFALGGDSILALRAAARLRDAGYAVQIHDLFAHPTVAGLAAALHRGPAAAEPVGAAPFSLLTPADRALLPADAQDAWPLTSLQGGMIYHALLDERSPVYHDIFDYEIAGAGSADVCRAVRETVARHPQLRSVFDLERYTEPLQVVRRGAEPAITVEDLTGRTAGDQDDIIESWRDQQKRTPVGLGGPLIRFAVHVRSRDRVNLGLSFHHLILDGWSVALIVEEIRRRCSGSEPGEPAALPGYGTYVRLERDTAGQAQQRAAWQRLLDGFPPTLLAGPRASVATAAELATATRIVPPELAERLRRRAAQLAVPLKSVYLAAHCAALAGRSGTTRVVTGLVTNGRPEIAGGTEMTGLFLNTVPFPVGVPADPGAGLVTAVFEREQELLPHARFPLARIEQLHGGALFDVAFNYTDFHVYQATGEQVRIERATYFELTSFPMVVHVHHDRFTGTTELTVNHDLTSIKTATAERLLDDVLGVLERLAAPPDIAGIIAGVLGRTDLGVDTNYLDAGVDSITSIRVLAKLRMLFPAATLLDVIEARTVRELARRLEQQAGTAGQVATSRDAGAGPGGASPVTAMQLRMIRATQREPAQSAFHDVFAYTVDLPFDEAALRTALRRVTAAGETLRTSFDLTAEPPLQHVHPAVEPRLTVVDARDRPGAADEWFSSERGSGFRWDEPGLIRYAAHRTCETRFVLTLSFHHAILDGWSLSLIIRDLLRSYAALLAGAPPPPPDSPDHAFHDYVRAEVAARSDESSRAFWRDLLDGHPGTSLPSYPPDPAGRRWTETTVVVPAALEDRLRTVAQLAGCSLKHLMLAVHLRTLSLLTGTTDVVTGVFTHGRLETADSDRMTGMFLHFQPHRARLHEQNWPELTEQVFRAEARALPHRRCSTPDQPLPALFNYTEFPAYDAVAEHLAGVRWFEHADTPYLVTVGRSAGLEITVNADGRLLPQSVVDHLGCLWRAVLTDLAERPTAAVLDPAAEVRAVARLLRTEGNPLS
- a CDS encoding alpha/beta fold hydrolase, whose protein sequence is MTEALLEFTQPDGYRTHYRLWGPATGPDLVVMLHGGMSHSGWQAPLGTRLAIPFAAVDLRGSGRNALRGHIPAGELAVADIVRLLRHLAASYERIHLAGWCFGAQVATVVAAELADEAVPADLIMVSPGFFFTERYNDVLDRSVDAALAVVKELGLSPEPTRPYIAVPLRASDFTDHREWLDFIDNDPLRLVHVTEATIDAWEHIAVRSEKEYARIGARRVLAVFGRKDRLVDNATVREFLGSHPDVTTHELDTGHAVHFEAPAALAALITAFVEAR
- a CDS encoding MFS transporter, whose translation is MTVRSAGGNRYRQVLSTPGALRFVIPGVLARFPIAMTSLGILLFIASVRHNYGTAGALSATSAAGYAVTAPQLARISDRLGQQRILLTCAAVCAGAGLVFLICAWWDAPLWSLFGSAALLGASTPAIGSMVRARWSSLLSGSPVLPTAFAFEGVADELIFIAGPILTTALATGVHPAAGLICALALITGGSTVLGLNRGTEPRRGAGPRPTGSALLLGPVAVVAGVNLCFGGMWGSIDVATVAFTAGQGHPAAAGLLLAGYGIGSSLTGIAYGARDWRTPVARIFLLSTALMALGIAPMLLAGNLWQGAVVLLVAGAASCPAAVAGMLLLQDAVPAARRTEAMAWQSTAIWLGVALGSSAGGHLTQTDGPRAAYGFAVCCGAAALGIAVAGRRRVSIASPLEVNP